One window from the genome of Yarrowia lipolytica chromosome 1B, complete sequence encodes:
- a CDS encoding uncharacterized protein (Compare to YALI0B10472g, similar to Saccharomyces cerevisiae EAF7 (YNL136W); ancestral locus Anc_2.130, no similarity): MKKKEEDETGMVKREDTDDTSTQAVDGAEVESNGQGDAGTDSSPWSIESETVLFNSLCKFKPVGIHKHFRMISLSASLNYYFSESPKDAPVFSHQDVWDKLGTLYDLDGLDELEYVADNQDSDMDEDEDDEAAIEGIAKRSQMKEFVLPFRDYGFLQIEQATAVASEQSSPAMSREQSVLEDGPTAGDEKKGLADDDDESSDLDELDDEEMKLAETKIKVEGEQQEREENGGEEEHDTMEGSAEPEEAEKSEEEGEGEESGESESESGSESQSDSDAQTGRQRRTRAATAAAVRGRGTSKGKTVRDKKSSPSTRASSAPRRSTRRKATTEPEDTATEREETPTPKKSSGGVKKPAPRRSTRRKK; the protein is encoded by the coding sequence atgaagaaaaaagaggaaGATGAGACGGGGATGGTGAAAAGGGAAGATACAGACGACACATCGACACAAGCAGTGGACGGAGCAGAAGTTGAGAGTAACGGACAAGGTGATGCCGGAACAGACTCTTCTCCATGGTCCATAGAGAGCGAGACAGTGCTGTTCAACTCGCTGTGCAAGTTCAAGCCCGTGGGCATCCACAAACATTTCCGCATGATTTCTCTGTCGGCTTCGCTGAACTACTATTTTTCCGAATCGCCGAAGGACGCGCCTGTGTTCTCTCACCAGGACGTGTGGGACAAGCTGGGCACTCTGTACGACCTGGATGGACTAGACGAACTGGAGTACGTGGCCGACAACCAGGATTCGGAcatggacgaggatgaggatgacgaggCTGCGATTGAAGGGATCGCAAAGCGGTCGCAGATGAAGGAGTTCGTGCTGCCGTTCCGCGATTATGGGTTTCTGCAGATTGAGCAGGCTACTGCGGTTGCCAGTGAACAGTCTAGTCCAGCCATGTCGCGCGAGCAGTCTGTCTTGGAAGACGGACCCACAGCTGGGGATGAAAAGAAGGGCCTTGctgacgatgacgacgagtccAGTGATCTGGATGAactggacgacgaggagatgaaaCTGGCGGAAACCAAGATCAAGGTGGAGGGAGAGCAGCAGGAACGGGAGGAGAacggaggagaagaagagcacgACACCATGGAGGGTAGTGCAGAGCCCGAGGAAGCTGAAAAAtcggaggaggaaggagaaggagaagaatCTGGAGAATCGGAGAGTGAATCCGGTTCGGAATCACAGTCTGACTCGGACGCACAAACAGGCCGCCAACGAAGAACGCGAGCAGCCactgcagcagctgttcGTGGCCGAGGGACCTCAAAGGGCAAGACTGTTCGCGACAAAAAGTCGTCGCCCAGCACCCGTGCTTCCTCCGCTCCGAGACGGTCGACGAGACGGAAGGCGACAACGGAACCCGAAGATACAGCTACAGAACGAGAAGAGACGCCGACGCCGAAAAAGTCGTCTGGTGGGGTGAAGAAACCTGCTCCTCGGCGCAGCACCAGGAGAAAGAAGTGA
- a CDS encoding uncharacterized protein (Compare to YALI0B10450g, similar to Saccharomyces cerevisiae FPR1 (YNL135C); ancestral locus Anc_2.131, highly similar to uniprot|P20081 Saccharomyces cerevisiae YNL135c FPR1 peptidyl-prolyl cis-trans isomerase FK506-binding protein P4.1.f4.1): MPNCSIRPDPTARFGSAKKLSEVSEKKSNFAHASQTLYTLGPPQPDAMFRTLSLTARSLRSSPLKSPLLLTNTRAFHASITNMGVTVKQLQPGDGKTYPKKGDAVTIHYVGTLENGQKFDSSRDRGEPFKTTIGVGDVIRGWDEGVPKLSLGERSVLTISGDYGYGERGFPGLIPPNATLVFDVELLGIN, encoded by the coding sequence ATGCCCAATTGTTCAATCCGCCCTGACCCCACCGCAAGATTTGGAAGTGCAAAGAAGCTGTCGGAAGTGTCGGAAAAAAAGTCAAATTTCGCCCATGCCTCACAGACCTTATATACTCTAGGCCCGCCACAACCAGACGCAATGTTCCGGACCCTATCACTTACAGCTAGAAGCCTTCGATCTAGCCCTCTCAAGTCCCCTCTCTTACTCACCAACACACGCGCCTTCCACGCCTCTATCACAAACATGGGTGTCACAGTTAAGCAGCTCCAGCCCGGCGACGGCAAGACCTACCCCAAGAAGGGAGATGCCGTCACCATCCACTACGTGGGCACTCTGGAGAACGGCCAGAAGTTTGACTCTTCTCGAGATCGAGGCGAGCCCTTCAAGACCACCATTGGTGTCGGCGATGTCATCCGAGGATGGGACGAGGGTGTCCCCAAGCTCTCTCTCGGCGAGCGATCCGTGCTCACCATCTCCGGTGACTACGGCTACGGCGAGCGAGGTTTCCCCGGCCTCATCCCCCCCAACGCCACTCTTGTCTTTGAcgttgagctcctcggTATCAACTAA
- a CDS encoding mitochondrial 37S ribosomal protein uS4m (Compare to YALI0B10494g, similar to Saccharomyces cerevisiae NAM9 (YNL137C); ancestral locus Anc_2.129, similar to CAGL0K09768g Candida glabrata Similar to uniprot|P27929 Saccharomyces cerevisiae YNL137c NAM9 ribosomal protein mitochondrial), whose translation MPHKAKNLFSLARGKVRASWNPRNLYNLYKKTDFLRDEKTLFQKKWASKRELRAYHGEHIREGTLTTQIPKKLQGVVLPLGDDVTSEGIMANRFDDQMLEFDAEGNKKLKTPFAMQTFVHLEKRLDFAVFRSMFAASIRQAGQFIRQGNVTVNGVKIKHASYTLKPGDLISVKPEKVLFAAGKAKPSVEEAVKIDNRQIKKYNQYIKKCNDDPEKMWNVRLDKIKKREAGKLMDPKTQMQLQKANEVAFQAMLARLRELCSAAIFEDLITGRDEFLKTQTDDTKVLGEKLLKLIDQQFPANGADPVAPTAEGFLTPEAVIELLNERSTKLAQEAETKAEAAVEGSAEQKKAETVRSNANHLIEQRNKNMAGIGSKKLEFAIHPKDINHVSSIESPHTKNIVSSCLISRKAEFAGVEERKVVYAARCLIQEMKTNVADSIHDSYNEHQQKLLNPSVQDTEVNPRWLQLLGPLREKIDAAEAAENEAEVAQEFPWQKKHLYGRQDISKPYFTPWRFRPFISPSVIYPHHIEVDFTTCSAVYLRDPVARPGMSEVISPFPLINHEFANLYYIKK comes from the coding sequence ATGCCCCATAAAGCGAAAaacctcttctctctggcTCGAGGTAAGGTGCGAGCCTCATGGAACCCCCGCAACCTGTACaacttgtacaagaagaCGGACTTTCTGCGGGATGAAAAGACGCTTttccagaagaagtgggCCTCCAAGCGAGAGCTGCGAGCCTATCATGGAGAACACATTCGAGAGGGTACCTTGACCACTCAGATCcccaagaagctgcaggGTGTGGTTCTGCCTCTGGGAGACGACGTGACCTCCGAAGGAATCATGGCTAACCGATTCGACGATCAGATGCTGGAGTTTGATGCCGAGGGCAACAAAAAGCTCAAGACGCCGTTTGCCATGCAGACGTTTGTGCATCTGGAGAAGCGACTGGACTTTGCCGTGTTCCGGTCCATGTTTGCCGCATCCATTCGACAGGCCGGCCAGTTTATTCGACAGGGCAATGTGACTGTCAATGGAGTCAAGATCAAGCATGCCTCCTACACCCTCAAGCCCGGAGATCTCATCTCAGTCAAGCCCGAGAAGGTCCTCTTTGCTGCCGGTAAGGCCAAGCCTTCCGTTGAGGAGGCTGTCAAGATCGACAACCGACAGATCAAAAAGTACAACCAGTACATCAAAAAGTGCAACGATGATCCTGAGAAGATGTGGAACGTGCGtctcgacaagatcaagaagcgagAGGCTGGAAAGCTGATGGACCCCAAGACGCAGATGCAGCTTCAGAAGGCCAACGAGGTGGCCTTCCAGGCCATGCTGGCCCGTCTCCGAGAGCTGTGCTCCGCTGCCATCTTCGAGGATCTCATCACTGGCCGAGACGAGTTTCTTAAGACCCAGACTGACGATACCAAGGTTCTGGGTGAGAAGCTACTCAAGCTAATTGACCAGCAGTTCCCTGCCAACGGTGCGGACCCGGTCGCTCCCACTGCTGAGGGTTTCCTAACCCCCGAGGCCGTCattgagcttctcaacGAGCGATCCACCAAGCTGGCCCAGGAGGCTGAGACAAAGGCTGAGGCCGCGGTAGAGGGCTCTGCTGAGCAAAAGAAGGCCGAGACCGTGCGCTCCAATGCCAATCATCTTATTGAGCAGCGAAACAAGAACATGGCGGGCATCGgctccaagaagctggagtTTGCTATCCATCCCAAGGACATCAACCACGTCTCGTCCATCGAGAGCCCTCATACGAAGAACATTGTGTCCAGCTGTCTAATTTCGCGAAAAGCCGAGTTTGCCGGAGTCGAGGAGCGAAAGGTGGTCTACGCCGCCCGATGCCTCATCCAGGAAATGAAGACCAACGTGGCTGACTCTATCCACGACAGCTACAATGAGCATCAGCAAAAGCTGCTGAATCCCTCTGTCCAGGACACCGAGGTCAACCCCCGATGGCTGCAGCTGCTAGGACCTCTGCGAGAGAAGATTGATGCTGCCGAAGCCGCTGAAAACGAGGCCGAGGTCGCCCAGGAGTTCCCctggcagaagaagcatcTGTACGGCCGACAGGATATCTCTAAGCCCTACTTTACACCCTGGAGATTCCGACCCTTCATTTCTCCTTCGGTTATCTACCCCCACCACATTGAGGTTGACTTCACTACCTGCTCCGCCGTCTACCTGCGAGACCCTGTTGCCCGACCCGGAATGTCGGAGGTCATTTCTCCCTTCCCTCTGATCAACCACGAGTTTGCCAACTTATACTACATTAAGAAGTAG
- a CDS encoding uncharacterized protein (Compare to YALI0B10406g, similar to uniprot|Q9V6U5 Drosophila melanogaster LD24265p) has translation MRSLYINVPGLFPSTSLARETVHHRTEMLRTIRSSSRLGVRAMSTAATRRAAQIGFHTRVPTVVTKAPTLRMQTTPFSSSAPAQTFGDKKYEHILTSTPVPKVALVTLNRPKALNALCTPLIKELNEALQAADADPTIGAIVLTGSEKSFAAGADIKEMKDKTVTSVLNENFIEEWGNMANIKKPIIAAVNGFALGGGCELAMMADIIYAGAKAKFGQPEIKLGVIPGAGGTQRLTRAIGLYRANHYILTGEMFTAQQAADWGLAAKVYEPAQLVDESVKAAAQIASYGQLAVQAAKASVHQSAEVGLRAGLEFERVRFHGLFGTHDQKEGMAAFAEKREPNFKNE, from the exons ATGCGAAGCCTATATATAAACGTTCCGGGTCTTTTTCCTTCCACCTCTCTAGCACGAGAAACAGTCCACCACAGAACAGAA atgcTCCGAACCATCCGATCTTCCTCTCGACTTGGCGTCCGAGCCATGTCTACCGCTGCCACCCGACGAGCTGCCCAGATTGGCTTCCACACCCGAGTCCCCACTGTCGTCACCAAGGCCCCCACCCTCCGAATGCAGACCACCCCtttctcttcctctgctCCCGCCCAGACCTTTGGTGACAAGAAGTACGAGCACATCCTGACCTCCACCCCCGTCCCCAAGGTCGCTCTCGTCACCCTCAACCGGCCCAAGGCCCTCAACGCCCTGTGCACTCCTCTCATTAAGGAGCTGAACGAGGCTCTCCAGGCTGCTGATGCCGACCCCACCATTGGCGCCATCGTTCTCACCGGATCCGAGAAGTCCTTTGCTGCCGGCGCcgacatcaaggagatgaagGACAAGACCGTCACTTCCGTGCTCAACGAGAACTTCATCGAGGAGTGGGGCAACATGGCCAACATCAAGAAACCCATCATTGCTGCCGTCAACGGCTTTGCCCTCGGTGGTGGATGCGAGCTTGCCATGATGGCCGACATCATCTACGCCGgcgccaaggccaagtttGGCCAGCCCGAGATCAAGCTTGGTGTCATTCccggagctggaggaaccCAGCGACTCACCCGAGCCATTGGCCTCTACCGAGCTAACCACTACATTCTTACCGGAGAGATGTTCACTGCTCAGCAGGCTGCTGACTGGGGTCTGGCCGCCAAGGTCTACGAGCCCGCCCAGCTCGTTGACGAGTCCgtcaaggctgctgctcagatCGCCTCTTACGGCCAGTTGGCTGTCCAGGCCGCCAAGGCTTCTGTCCACCAGTCCGCTGAGGTCGGTCTCCGAGCCGGTCTCGAGTTTGAGCGAGTCCGATTCCACGGTCTCTTTGGCACCCACGACCAGAAGGAGGGCATGGCTGCTTTTGCCGAGAAGCGAGAGCCCAACTTCAAGAACGAGTAA
- a CDS encoding uncharacterized protein (Compare to YALI0B10384g, no similarity): MGHSFTYKAPSGEAYAAISPEVLKQYRNAAPAKRDPDVSYIGHDPDLVQPMNPTHHSQVHSSRLPPSPLSPTGRMSVPVYGYGSSSHGPPQGVPQGASQGIPQGYPPPGTYSPHQAVPRSFIGSPSMAQMQKMQQMHHMSQVHSQMAHTQLSPTQMPLSPQAEGYFDPRSGPFPQDYVPVQIQSTVEGSSLRRRNSSKSSKSSKSAKSARSAKSAKPDPPRRASTTPSLRPSSLSQTDIELYESPAVGKLISVLEESVALKKAQQQERTSRSSRSTSVNSSAPTTVSSAASSESTDTAQRKYEAEFLRRVQAKVELRNQKVKQAALLGERGIRLVPPKKPETPGTPKPAGWGEYFPWAKKADEPAASDIPVETEPAFESLAAQYYQDLFQMMRDHDVPAVVGDAIVKGYEEAIRIEKEIKDETIKQKKAREEAERKAATPVAPPVANTPAFLTVIIHGAEEEKDYGYKIPVDSIKTFKEFKNLMILTFPYKAKHWQKECFQVFDETNNYFIMGQFWDKLIKRDTILAVSLTPLPPEKEKEPKDKGKPESPATPMPGKKKKEPSKFSKAIMADFDKKKFNQNTTKMFKKFVEASTRPI; this comes from the coding sequence ATGGGCCACAGCTTTACATACAAAGCCCCCTCTGGGGAAGCCTATGCAGCCATCTCTCCGGAGGTTCTCAAACAATACAGGAACGCTGCACCCGCCAAAAGAGACCCAGATGTCAGTTATATAGGCCATGATCCCGATCTGGTACAGCCCATGAATCCAACCCACCATTCGCAAGTCCATTCTTCCCGCTTACCCCCATCTCCACTTTCTCCTACAGGAAGAATGTCTGTTCCTGTCTATGGATAcggatcttcttctcacGGACCACCTCAAGGAGTACCCCAAGGAGCGTCTCAAGGAATACCTCAAGGAtaccctcctcctggaaCCTACTCTCCTCACCAAGCCGTTCCCCGGTCCTTTATAGGTTCCCCAAGTATGGCTCAAATGCAAAAGATGCAACAGATGCACCACATGTCGCAAGTACATAGTCAGATGGCACATACTCAATTGTCTCCGACTCAAATGCCTCTGTCTCCACAAGCAGAAGGATACTTTGACCCTCGATCAGGCCCCTTCCCTCAAGACTACGTTCCAGTGCAGATACAATCCACCGTTGAAGGCTCTTCGTTACGACGCAGAAACTCGAGTAAAAGTTCAAAGTCTTCCAAATCTGCTAAATCGGCGAGATCGGCGAAATCTGCAAAACCTGACCCGCCCAGGCGAGCCTCTACCACCCCCTCTCTCCGCCCTAGCTCCTTGTCGCAGACAGATATCGAGCTGTACGAAAGTCCGGCGGTGGGGAAGCTCATTTCTGTGTTGGAAGAGAGCGTGGCATTGAAGAaggctcagcagcaggagcgCACGAGCCGCTCATCTAGATCCACCTCTGTCAACTCCTCTGCTCCCACTACAGTCAGTTcggctgcttcttctgagtccacagacacagctCAGCGAAAGTACGAGGCGGAATTTCTGCGACGTGTACAGGCCAAGGTGGAGCTCCGCAACCAAAAGGTCAAGCAGGCAGCTCTTCTTGGCGAGCGAGGCATTCGTTTGGTTCCACCAAAGAAGCCTGAAACACCTGGAACGCCCAAACCAGCAGGATGGGGGGAGTACTTTCCTTGGGCCAAGAAAGCAGACGaacctgctgcttctgACATTCCCGTGGAGACAGAGCCAGCATTTGAGTCCCTGGCTGCCCAGTACTACCAGGATCTATTTCAGATGATGCGAGACCACGATGTTCCTGCTGTCGTTGGAGACGCTATTGTCAAGGGATACGAAGAGGCCATTAGGATTGAAAAGGAGATCAAAGACGAGACGatcaaacaaaaaaaggCCAGGGAAGAGGCTGAAAGGAAGGCAGCTACTCCCGTTGCACCTCCTGTTGCCAACACGCCTGCTTTCCTCACCGTCATCATTCACGGTgccgaagaagaaaaggaCTATGGCTACAAGATCCCCGTCGACAGTATCAAGACGttcaaggagttcaagaaTCTCATGATCTTGACTTTCCCGTACAAGGCCAAACATTGGCAAAAGGAGTGCTTCCAAGTATTTGATGAAACAAACAACTATTTCATCATGGGCCAGTTCTGGGACAAGCTCATCAAACGAGACACCATTCTGGCCGTTTCCCTGACTCCCTTGCCTCcggagaaggaaaaggaacCCAAAGACAAAGGTAAACCCGAATCTCCAGCCACCCCCATGCCgggcaagaagaaaaaagaaccGTCCAAGTTCTCCAAGGCCATTATGGCTGACTTTGATAAAAAGAAATTCAATCAGAACACCACCAAAATGTTCAAGAAGTTCGTGGAGGCCTCCACTCGACCGATTTAA
- a CDS encoding uncharacterized protein (Compare to YALI0B10428g, some similarities with DEHA0B05896g Debaryomyces hansenii IPF 9628.1), whose protein sequence is MDNYPEDYVAHLTPLVGLLGLTPFSDDVADKFASLKIDTSDSGAPNSATTQGEVLNRFLPPVCDNVKAQALCENLLGGFESKSQGYPLIWNGNNAVRASRKMIPHFLHLKPIANDFILPKSKSNKTDLASASNTPSIGSEGFEINIQQHGHSPLSPLNSDSDLFPDGIISPEWLKKYTQHLPSTVVSFYSLTPDTVKNMSLEALSQDILALKSQLSVRDLRPVVVMVVDDYSPAAQTAVNEAINQLRKQTGLNKTTLTAVSIGATQKELDTLCETVCQTAWANANEFYNNVAKRIRRKLTRNSSSIPSLKSQQAGGQSLDDQLLQLTDTLPLTHMGWVVRYSYKLACLTEFRQDVETATKAYETAYEALVECFDNIWPRPEAVQNGSTSSMAATVSITPSGDPLGRTLRWEQARGLLDTIAFKIAKLYLYYGNPSTATRKFRLHLETVKNMAAEKLGYKSAIEYAQTPAYLGWMALQTAGMAEIVSKSAFFKTDSPFAATSGPGLTPTAAATLPRAGFLYLEAIDYIERRQKLEDEAFDDPSRDPYPPESTESEGGMLTRRAEPSVLADLYQRVIADFSRKTGGGGTRNLAVAHLRLGQLLSSVEELQTAGAILAKSSWPSLLKQCLLALCEQYREAQDVKAALACAVYLTSDKFGSNDSERVPFDCHINTLCKGLSGVATTDFTAANMGIGAVSYVPFKANFCFEQSEFHLKVPGRCQLTFTSQLHRVVSQVTLSTLWLQLSGTLHPVCIEHDETSLADGAIANLATPSVETRNGSKVIVYKANLTFTGATKRFQMTISPETLGEAYCTGCIVSFAGFRIEVPLQIERSARAVEWFFKKDGVVRSRALVSTESHHMVRTLPRPAQLKTELQLPTALLFGETVSGALVVTNNESGPISMSLACKVAWNVRDGTDKNLPEDSPVLTWDEEGDKEIESMESATFKFSLKVPNSKISGPAGSVPAAVVNLQFSSIYNLGDPDSPIRFNKGYTRQLHRPLVVGFSVSPAVHPDDWPSFFVPAEGDEKSPSPIIKKRWRVDARITHYAQGHAESDEIPLELVSAKLMFVSKSDHSVCEVVKEPCSELGDPLTGALVSRSDSGHGSFLSTCQFDTYREDLEVRSVTVEAVLQIRWKRHGAELQESFEYDANPLRLTLPILEPRCIAHLPNGSVSRGESFQMDYYIENATAHVLTFMMTLGDATAPVAATGMIPPKDTPADFLYDGPRKFSLRLLPFSRRLISAQLVHQENPNAGLGLTWFKLPNIKVYDPVYRKTLSVLSGDRQIRADARTYETYLRM, encoded by the coding sequence ATGGACAATTATCCCGAGGACTATGTGGCCCATTTAACGCCGCTGGTGGGTCTTTTGGGTCTGACTCCGTTCTCCGATGACGTAGCCGACAAATTTGCCTCCTTGAAAATCGACACCTCCGACAGTGGAGCTCCCAACAGTGCCACTACTCAGGGAGAAGTGCTCAATCGGTTTCTGCCGCCAGTTTGCGACAATGTCAAGGCTCAGGCGTTGTGCGAAAATCTCCTGGGCGGCTTTGAAAGTAAGTCGCAGGGGTACCCGTTGATTTGGAATGGTAATAACGCTGTTCGTGCCTCTCGAAAGATGATCCCTCACTTCCTGCATCTCAAGCCCATTGCCAACGACTTCATTTTGCCTAAAAGTAAGTCCAACAAGACAGATTTGGCCAGTGCCAGCAACACGCCGAGTATCGGCTCCGAGGGCTTTGAAATCAACATCCAACAGCATGGCCATTCGCCCTTGTCTCCCTTgaactcggactcggaccTGTTCCCTGACGGAATCATTTCGCCAGAGTGGCTCAAGAAGTATACGCAGCATCTACCATCGACAGTTGTGTCCTTTTATTCGCTGACGCCAGATACAGTCAAAAacatgtctctggaggctctgaGTCAGGACATTCTGGCCCTCAAAAGCCAGCTCAGTGTACGCGACCTGCGACCAGTGGTGGTCATGGTCGTAGACGACTACTcgccagcagctcaaacAGCCGTCAATGAGGCCATCAACCAGCTGAGAAAACAAACGGGACTTAACAAGACTACTCTGACTGCTGTTTCGATTGGGGCTACACAGAAGGAACTTGATACCCTGTGTGAAACAGTGTGCCAAACGGCCTGGGCTAACGCCAATGAATTCTACAACAATGTGGCCAAGCGAATCCGACGAAAGCTCACCAGAAACTCGTCTTCCATTCCTTCACTCAAGTCTCAACAAGCAGGAGGACAGTCGCTGGACGACCAACTGCTCCAGCTCACAGATACACTGCCCCTAACACACATGGGATGGGTGGTGcgatactcgtacaagcTAGCATGCCTGACGGAGTTCCGACAGGACGTGGAAACTGCTACAAAGGCGTACGAAACAGCATACGAGGCCCTGGTGGAGTGCTTTGACAACATCTGGCCACGACCTGAAGCTGTCCAGAACGGATCTACGTCTTCAATGGCTGCTACTGTGTCTATTACTCCCTCGGGAGATCCCCTAGGACGTACTCTACGGTGGGAACAGGCTCGTGGGCTGCTGGATACTATCGCTTTCAAGATCGCCAagctctacttgtactacgGAAACCCTTCAACTGCTACTCGAAAGTTTCGATTGCATCTTGAGACAGTCAAAAACATGGCTGCGGAAAAACTGGGTTACAAATCTGCGATTGAGTACGCACAAACACCTGCCTATTTGGGCTGGATGGCTCTCCAGACTGCAGGCATGGCAGAGATCGTGTCCAAATCAGCCTTTTTCAAAACAGATTCGCCGTTTGCTGCTACTTCTGGACCTGGCTTGACCCCCACAGCAGCTGCCACTCTTCCTAGAGCCGGCTTTCTGTATCTAGAGGCCATCGACTACATTGAGCGACGCCAAAAGCTGGAGGATGAGGCGTTCGACGACCCGTCGCGTGACCCGTATCCCCCGGAGTCGACTGAGTCTGAAGGGGGCATGTTGACTCGTCGGGCTGAGCCGTCCGTTCTTGCTGATCTATACCAGCGTGTGATTGCCGACTTCTCTCGAAAGacaggaggtggaggaacACGAAACCTTGCAGTTGCACATCTTCGTCTGGGTCAATTGCTGTCTTCTGTTGAAGAGCTTCAGACTGCTGGTGCCATTCTAGCCAAGTCATCATGGCCTTCGTTGCTCAAACAGTGTCTTCTTGCACTCTGTGAACAGTACCGAGAAGCCCAGGATGTCAAGGCTGCTCTTGCTTGTGCTGTGTATCTCACCAGTGACAAGTTTGGCAGCAATGATTCTGAGCGAGTGCCCTTCGACTGCCATATCAATACTCTTTGCAAGGGTTTGAGCGGAGTGGCCACTACTGACTTCACGGCAGCTAACATGGGTATTGGAGCTGTCAGCTACGTACCCTTCAAGGCTAATTTTTGCTTTGAGCAGTCCGAGTTCCATCTCAAGGTTCCTGGGCGATGTCAGCTGACTTTTACGTCGCAGCTTCATCGAGTCGTTTCCCAGGTGACCCTCTCCACTCTATGGTTGCAGCTGTCTGGTACTCTCCATCCTGTCTGTATCGAGCATGATGAGACTTCCTTGGCCGACGGAGCTATTGCCAACCTTGCTACCCCCTCAGTAGAGACTCGAAACGGCTCCAAGGTGATTGTTTACAAGGCAAATCTGACCTTCACTGGCGCTACCAAGCGGTTCCAGATGACCATTTCACCTGAGACCCTTGGAGAGGCGTACTGCACGGGATGCATTGTTTCGTTTGCCGGTTTCCGAATCGAGGTGCCGCTACAGATTGAACGGTCTGCACGGGCTGTTGAATGGttcttcaagaaggacggcGTGGTGCGATCCAGGGCCCTGGTGTCCACTGAGAGCCATCATATGGTTCGTACTCTGCCTCGGCCCGCTCAGTTAAAGACAGAGTTGCAACTTCCTACTGCTCTGCTGTTTGGAGAAActgtttctggagctctAGTTGTCACCAACAACGAGTCTGGGCCTATTTCCATGAGTCTCGCTTGCAAGGTGGCCTGGAATGTGAGAGATGGAACAGACAAGAACCTTCCTGAAGACTCTCCAGTGCTTACCTGGGATGAAGAGGGCGATAAGGAGATTGAATCAATGGAGAGTGCCACTTTTAAGTTCTCTCTTAAAGTTCCTAATTCCAAGATCTCCGGTCCTGCAGGCTCTgtccctgctgctgttgtcaACCTCCAGTTCTCTTCCATATATAATCTAGGTGATCCTGACTCGCCGATCCGGTTCAACAAGGGGTACACCCGTCAGCTTCACCGACCCTTGGTGGTTGGCTTCTCTGTGTCACCTGCTGTTCATCCTGACGACTGGCCCAGTTTCTTTGTTCCTGCTGAAGGTGACGAGAAATCACCCTCTCCAatcatcaagaagcgaTGGAGAGTGGATGCCCGTATCACACATTATGCCCAGGGCCATGCTGAGTCAGATGAGATTCCTCTGGAACTTGTCTCCGCCAAACtcatgtttgtgtccaagAGCGACCATTCTGTGTGTGAAGTTGTGAAGGAACCTTGTTCTGAGCTAGGAGACCCTCTGACTGGTGCCCTGGTGTCTCGTTCCGACTCAGGGCATGGTTCTTTCTTGTCCACTTGTCAGTTTGACACATATCGAGAAGATCTGGAGGTGCGAAGTGTCACCGTGGAGGCTGTTCTTCAGATCCGATGGAAGCGACACGGTGCCGAACTGCAAGAGTCCTTTGAGTATGACGCCAACCCTCTTCGTCTGACCTTGCCTATTCTGGAACCTCGATGTATCGCCCATCTTCCCAACGGCTCCGTTTCTCGAGGAGAGTCATTCCAGATGGACTACTACATTGAGAATGCGACTGCTCATGTTCTGACCTTCATGATGACTTTGGGAGACGCTACTGCACCAGTGGCTGCCACTGGTATGATTCCTCCCAAGGACACGCCTGCGGATTTCCTATATGACGGTCCCCGCAAGTTTTCCTTGCGTCTACTGCCGTTCTCCCGACGGCTCATTTCAGCCCAACTGGTGCATCAAGAGAACCCCAACGCTGGTCTTGGTCTGACGTGGTTCAAACTGCCCAATATCAAGGTGTACGACCCCGTGTATAGAAAGACGTTGAGTGTATTGTCTGGGGATCGTCAGATTCGGGCTGATGCCAGAACCTATGAGACGTATCTGAGGATGTGA